The Dermochelys coriacea isolate rDerCor1 chromosome 7, rDerCor1.pri.v4, whole genome shotgun sequence sequence CACATGGTGACAATCAGAGTATTTGTACTGAAGTTCCTCTTTGACCAATAAACCATGACTCGCgggactggcggggggggggcaactTACTGCAAGCACTGAACattgcattgatttttttccGCCCTCCTCCCCGTGCCCCCCATTTTGTTCTTTGTGACCAgatggagagattgaaaagaaatAGTAATCTTCTTGGTTTGCAGACTGTGGGCAACATGGAACAGCCATTCACTGTTAGTTCATTGGTATGTATTACATTTTGATATTTAATGCTTTGGCATCCAGAGTTTCAAAAAAGCAGCAAACTATCTGATACCATCCACGATAGTTTAGTTGTGCTGACCACCAGCTCAAGGGTTTTTCCAAGTTTCTAACCACCATTCCTTGCTACCACCCTTATTCTCTGCCCAGCTGCCCCTTCGTATAGAGTGTAGCAAGctggaatttaaatattttttaaatattatattgaATACAATTGATTTGTTGGGTTACTCCCTCTTAGTTACTGTGCACTTCCTCTGGGGTGTGTTTGTATACATATTCTGAATTGAAAGACTGAAGCCTTTAAAATATAATAAGATGAAGCAGTTTCGCAGCAACAGTTTCATTCAGGAATgtaatcaaaattattttaagtaacagtatgaaagagaaaatgtattaaacCTTATAGAACATGAGTTCATGGCTTTTCTTGCTGGCTTCTCTTCCTGTCCTGTTAAATAGCTTTAGTTTACTCAGCTGTAAATGAATGCTTTAATCTGTAAAGTTCCATTGAAATGAACTTCTGGTGTGATCCTGCAAATTCTGACTGCTGTTATCAGTTAGGCTACACCCAATAGTAAACATTACATCCAGTggtaagggcttgcctacatttgaaatgctacagccACAGCATTGCTGTAgcatttccagtgtagacacaacctacGCCAACAGGAGGGTTTCTCCCATTGCTGGAGCTACTCCCAGATtgctagatcaacagaagaattcttccattgacctagcccTGTCTGCACTGGGGGGTGATGttagcatagctacatctctcagaggtatggatttttcatgccTTTAGGAGATGTAGCTGGGCCAATGTAAGTTCCAAGGTTAGATCAGGCCTAGGTAGAATACTTTAAATGTCTATAAAAATGGGGCACTTTATAGGAATTCATATCTTGGGAAATCTAGGAAACTGCCAAATCAGGCTTATTCTTTTATTTGTTTCACTCTAGTTAATTTAATTTTGTCTTTATCTTGTTTCacaatttttgtgttttaatataatttaattattGTGTTTAATGCCATTGAAGAAGCATGATAAAGTCTTTTCATTGTTACTAACATTTGTggttattgattgattgattgattttatttaattaatttattgatttaaatttaaatttccctCAGTGCCTTGAACAAGATCATGTGTGAATGGGGTCAGCCATCCAAGGTGAAATGTAACCTGTGATGTGTTGCTTGTTTTTCAGAAAAAGTTAGCAGCTATGCCTGACCACACAGATGTTTCAGTGAGCCCAGAGGAGCGAGTACGTGCCTTAAGCAAGCTTGCCTGTAATATCACAATCAATGAGGATATTACGCCACGTCGTTACTTTAGATCCGGAGTAGAGATGGAGCGCATGGCATCTGTATATCTGGAGGAAGGAAACCTGGAGAATGCTTTTGTTCTATATAATAAATTTATAACGTAAGGAATAATATGTAGTTTTTTTACCTTAATGAGTCTGATGGATAGATTGATTTGGTAATTTTGCCGAGCCATCAAACAGACCACAAAAAGAGGGGCTTTTTACTCCCTCATTCTGCTACTCTTCCACACAAAGACTAGACAGAGTCTGTCCCTGAATGAATAAGTCATTGCAAAATGTCCTGTGCATGCTtagcatgtgattttttttcaaaaggtcATAACTCCATCAAATCAAAAGCAGATTTCATTAGAACACTCAGTTACTTCCTAATTGAGAGCTAAGTCCATAGCAGATTTAAACTTTCTAAGCAGACAGGCTgtagaactttaaaaaaagttaaatatataataatgggAGGTTGGGGGGTTTCCCTCACTTTGGTatcctgtttgtttgttcagaCATTGTTGCATTTGTTTGttgcttgtttttaaacaaacacatgcTGGGAACAGAGAGGGCCAGGAAATTTCCAGTCTTGAAGGTGAACTTTTCAGAAAGCTATGGGTGGCTGTAAACAGGGGTATCCAGTGTGCATCCTACATGCACAATAGTAATTGATTCTGCCTTGctataaaataatttgtttcaccTTATAGCACAGGTTGGTCTGGTCAGAAGTGGGCTGCAGTAATACATGTCAGTATGACGTGCATGACTTCACATGAAGTCTCTACAGAGACTTCCTCTGTTGGCAGCCTTCTCTCTTAGATTTTTGCCatgttatcattattattatttgcatggcAGTAGCTCGTGAAGGTTGCAATCCATGAACAAACATAGAATAAAGGACATTCATTGGCCTGAAGAACTTAAATAAGACAAGATCTAACAAGTGTGTTCAGAgtgaaaaggggaaggaaggacaagggtGATGCTGATAAGATCTGGTTACAAAGTCTAGCTTGTGCCCAGCATGGTGATTTCTGGTGCCATGTGTTAGTTAGTCCTGTTATTACCCATTGCTACCCAAAGAACAAGGAAAAGTGCATCCAGCTACAGAAAATAATATTGTGGGGGTTAAGATTTGTGTTATCTAAATCAGTGCTGGAATTTCAGTGACATGGTTtaaaccttgcataatgacaggtttcagagtagcagccgtgttagtctgttagtcttcgcaaaaagaaaaggagtacttgtggcaccttagaaactaacaaatttattagagcataagctttcgttagctacagctcacttcatcggatgcacttggtggaaaacacagaggggagactgatatacacacacagagaacatgaaacaatgggtttcaccccacacactgtaagaagagtgatcacttaagataagccatcaccagcagcggggtgggggggggaacctttcatggtgacaagcaaggtaggctatttccagcagtaaacaagaatatctgaggaacagtggggggtggggtgggggggagaaataacatggggaaatagttttactttgtgtaatgactcatccattcccagtctctattcaagcctaagttaattgtatccagtttgcaaattaattccaattcagcagtctctcgttggagactgtttttgaagcttttttgttgaagtatagccactcttaggtctgtgatcgagtgaccagagagattgaagtgttctccaactggtttttgaatgttataattcttgacgtctgatttgtgtccatttattcttttacgtagagactgtccagtttgaccaatgtacatggcagaagggcattgctggcacatgatggcatatatcacatggttaatgtgcaggtgaacgagcctctgatagtgtggctgatgtgattagaccctctgatggtgtcccctgaatacatatgtggacagagttggcaacgggctttgttgcaaggataggttcctgggttagtggttctgtcgtgtggtgtgtggttgctggtgagtatttagcTTCAGactgtggggctgtctgtaagcaaggactggcctgtctcccaagatctgtgagagtgatgggtcgtccttcaggataggttgtagatccttgatgatgcgttggagaggttttagttgggggctgaaggtgatggctagtggtgttgttattttctttgttgggcctgtcctgtagtaggtgacttctgggtactcttctggctctgtcaatctgtttcttcacttcagcaggtgggtattgtagttgtaggaatgcatgatagagatcttataggtgtttgtctctgtctgagggattggagcaaatgcagttatatcgtagagcttggctgtagacaatggatcgtgtggtatgatctggatgaaagctagaggcatgtaggtaggaatagcggtcagtaggtatatcaatctcccttctgtgttttccaccaaatgcatccgatgaagtgagctgtagctcacgaaagcttatgctctaataaatttgttagtctctaaggtgccacaagtactccttttctttttatggtttaAACCTGTGAAAGCATAGAAAACTGCTATAAATCAAATTGGAATGTGTTCCAACATCTGTGTTCAACATCTGTGATAAGCAAAACTTGTTTTCCTCCCAACATAAAAACTGTTGTGGATCTTCCTTTGGATAACAAGGCAGGAAATATGTGTGTTTAATTTTCTAGCTTATTTGTAGAAAAGCTGCCCAGTCACCGAGACTATCAGCAATGTTCAGTACCAGAAAAACAGGATATCATGAAGGTAGGTTTGCTTTTTCCTGGCATTGCTCTCTCAGTAACTAAATTGTTCTTTCCCCAGAACTAACAAATACGTACAAAACCAACCAAGACTAAGTTCTTATAACTAACTCCATTAGCAACAAAGTTTAATTTCAGTTTACTAACTTGATCATTGCTGGGATTCTAATTGCAACTCCTAAAGTGTGAATTAATTGGTGTCGCTGAACAGAGCCAGTAGTATATGGCTTGTTTGACCCTTAGTTAAATCTGTTTCTAAAggatacatatattttaaatgccTTAATTTAAAAGCATTTAGGATATCATCCTGCTTCCATTTAAGTGAATGACCCTTGACTTCTGAATGCCAGAGGGACCTTTGGAATTATTAGTGTACTGTATATTATCTGCTTAACATGTGCTGATAAGCCAAAGTATTTTCTGCTTTCTTTAACACTAAAATATGTACTccatttccttttaatgtttttcccAATTTCTCCAGTACTATATTGGTTTCATCATTGCTTTAATTAATGGATGAACTTTTAAAATAGTTCCCTCCTCAGTTTAAAACACCTGAAATTATCCATTGATATTCACTGAAATATGGAAAACTGTCTCTTCTAGCAGAACATTGTGCCTCATACTGCCATTCCACAGTGCATTTCAAGTGATTCCAGAAGGGGGCAGCTGCTTTCTGGTGCATGTGTGCTGTGACAGGCAATAGCACCTGTGCACTGATTTGTATATACTCAGATTCATCTGGCAAAATGCTACACTGATGTTaaattttccagtttgaattatttAAACACCCCAATAACTATGAGCCCAAACTATTGAACTCAATAGGAGTACTTATGAGAATAAAGCTAAGCAAGTATGTAAAGTGCCATGTGATTGAGGTCTACCATTGtaagtttaatatatttaatagagTCCCTTTTGAGGCTTGATCCACATAATTTTCTTCCGATTCTTATTCTGCCTTGGGCCTTAagtcaggaaagcatccctattcaggagaGGTgcccaagcatgtgcttaaattctgtTAATCAATGGGATTAAGTACACGCTTAAGTACTTTAGTTAAGGTCTTGAAACATGTAATATCAAAGACCCCATTCCTGCAGTGAACTCTCCACAGGCAGAACTCCATATCTGAGTGGAGCCCTACCTAGGCTCATCCCAGATAGCttgttgcaggatctgggccaaagctGATCTAAAACCTAGAAACAAATGTAATCTGAGCCAGTAATGCTGTTTATCACATGTCATTTGTGCCTCACAGAGCCATCAGACTGGTTGGAAAAGTGATTCTTCTTTTCTATAAGAAATCTGTTGGCCAGATCTCAGCtagtataaactggcatagcttcaATGGACTGTGCCAACTGATAACAGCTACGGACATGGCCTTATGTATTTGACATGCCTGTAATTTAgtatttttaactttgttttgaaatgattgaCTTTTTAAATCGGCATTCCAGCTGATTTTCCTTCCCAGCTaatagtttgtttgtttcaaaggcAGGAaatcagttttacattttttttatttctcctccccttcccccgccccttcccaaaAGAAACTGAAAGAAGTTGCATTTCCAAGGACAGATGAATTGAAGAAGgatcttttaaagaaatataacGCAGAATACCAAGAATATATGCAAGACAAAGTAAGTCTTATCTGaattcacatttaatttttaaaatattattcataTGTATGTTTACTTATTTAATCAGTTAGTTATAAGTATTACATAATCAACATTCAAATAAAAAAGCAGTTGTATGAgcaaaaaatctaaattttactATTGTTTAGGCACTATTAGAAGCTGCGTCTTTTGAGCATCTAATAAAGCAGTGTATTTGAAAATAAGTGGTGTAGACGTGTGGTGATTtagaaataaatatgtaaatattttagcATTTACTTAATAGAAATTCTTAATGTCTGGCAATCTTTATCTATTGTAAAAAAATCCTCTATTGCAGTTTGGTACAGTTTGGTTAATACTATTTTATTTGATAAATTCAGATACTGTACTAATGAGTATTTGAATTGGCCCTTTTTCCCTGAAGAAAAAGCAAAACTAGACCACAACACCACTAGTATTCCCTTGAACTCTGACATCCATCAAGGCATTGTGAAAGGTACAAAATTAGGCTAGGTTCTGGCTGACTCATGGGTGTATTTAAGTAACTATTAAGGACTGCATAGTCATATTCCCACTTTGTGTAATAAAGTCACTGAAAGTAGGAtttgtagttcaaaagcttgtaaTGGAAAGAGGTAGAGGAAGTAAGGAACACTGTTCTTTCTCCCACAGAGTGTCTCCTGGAATTTGGAACAAGAATCCATGTTCCCATTTATGATTTGTTTGcgaggttttattttgttttgttttgttggttatTGATTAAGTATCTATATTTTAACTTGCTTCTGACAGTTTGTGTTGCTATCTCTTTAACAGAAGTGGTGAAGGAATGTTGGAACCTGAAGGTTCCCTGCAGTTTGTGGAATAGTAGTTGGTGTTGGGCAGCTGGAGGGAGATGAGAGTACAGTGAAGACTTACTGTGACGGAGACAGAACAATAAGTAGTGTGAAAAAATCCATACAATGCAAGGTTAAGGGCTGATCTCCATTgaaaacttacattggcatagctccacacccctgagagatgtagctatgatGACCTATCGCCTGGTGTAGACAGTACtagtcaacggaagaattcttccatcagcatagcaactgcctcctggggaggtggattaaatACAGCGAtggtaaaccccccccccccattgtagTGAGTGTATGTGCagcggtttaagtgtagacatacccggaaGCAGTCCAAGGGAAATTGAAGTAAGTGAAGAAAGGAAAAGGGCAGGAgaaggtgtgagagagagaactgtGCTGTGAAATCCACTTGAAGATAAATGTGTCCTTGATGACAAATACTTGTTTGTGCCTTCTCCCTTTACTCCCCTATTCATAAAATGACTTTTTTAGATTGTAATTATTTCTGCTAAAATATAAGGGGGTCAAGGGCAAATACTATTAATACTGAGGTAAATGCATAATGTATCAGGGGTGTGCAGAATGGGAGATCTCTGTCCTCTATCCCTAAGTACATCATGTTTATTATTTTAGAGCACTTCTGTGGGCACAATTGTATTGGGCAGTGTGGCTAACGTATTCCAAACAGTGTCATTATTATCTGATAATAACTGGTTAATCAGTTTGCTAGCTTTCCCTTCATGATTTTGTAACTCTTTTAACATCGTCTAAAGGATCTGACCACTTTATTTACATACTTTGCAGAACAAGTGTAAAGCTGAATTCTTAAAGAAACTGGAACAGCAGAGGCTGATAGAAGCAGAAAAGAAGAGAATTGCACAGATGCGACAACAGCAACTTGAAACAGAGCAGTTTCAGTTCTTTGAAGATCAGCTTAAGAAGCAAGAACTAGCCAGAGATCAGAAAATTAAAGAGAATATGGTTATGTCTGAGCAGATTGATGGAAGTGTGTTGTCTTGCATTTCTATGCATCAGAATAACTCCTTATCTACCACATTTTCTGAGAAAGCCAGTAAGAGTGATGCCTCTGTTTCTGCTGGACAATCCCCTCCAGTAAACCAGGCCTTAAAGCCAGCAGCCACTTTAAGCACTGTTCAGAGTAAGTGTTCGGTGGAGCATCTCCTAACATACTATACGATATCAACCTGCATGTGTGTATTTCATTGTAGCTTTCTCTGACATGGAGGACCAAATGTTCCTGGAATGTTTGTGTGTCTGTACgctaccctttgttttctcacCTAAAATGGATACGTACATCTGAGTTTACCCATTTCACACCTAAAAGTTCCAATAGCTAGGCCTGAAGACTACAGGCCCAATTGcttccattgaattaaatgggaattttgccattaactccATGGGAACAGGCCCAGGCTCACTGTGGTTGCATTTTTAGatttcttctgaaaatttggaCCAGGAAGTAGTGATAGTTCACTGCCTTAGTGAATGCAATCCAGTTAACATTCTGTATTCTTTGACGTACATTTAATAAAAGAAAGGTTATGCTCTGTAAAGTTCTATATTATTCTAACAAAAACTTCTTTGTGGCAAGTATGGCACTCCCTATGTAAGTCAGTTCAGTTGATCTCTTAACTGTGTAAACCTGTTACATTAGAAAATTTTGCACTGAAGACTAAATTATAAATGCCCTTTCTCCTCATTTATTAGATCAAATGGCTGAAGCACTCCGAGGTGTAGTTTTACCCACAGATCTTTGTCACAAATTTCTGCTGCTAGCAGAGGCAAATACAGTAAGAGGAATAGAGACATGTGGAATTCTCTGCGGAAAACTGGTACAGTTGAACCTTCACATTTGTATGGGGAAGGCATTTTTGATAGTACTGTATTTTCCTGTAATGAACTGATATCAAAGCAAAAGCAGATCTGAAGTgcaagggctagtctacactaccttgctacattggcacagctgcaccaatgcaactGCACCGTTGTAACGCACCTGGTGAAGATACGCTATGTTGACGGAAGAGCGCTCTTCCATCTGCATAATTATTCCACCTCAACAGGAGGTGGAAtctgtgttggcaggagagtgtcaCTCAggtgggtggttttttcacacccctgagtgacataacatACATTAACTTAAGCAGTAGTAGAGACAAGCCCTCCGTGTGTAATGTAattaactttataaaatcttatggaTCTGTTAGGCTATCTTATTGAATTGTGGTCTGCTGTTTGCATTGTTACAGACCTATTTGATCTTAATTCTCCATAGTTATTGTGGTCATGTATTGTTATTAAGCTGTACACTTAACCtccattacaggatttttcaagaacattcCCTGGTATTCATCAAACAAAATGAGGTTTAGTTACAGGAAAactgaatattaaaaatgttagAAGCTATTGGTGGGTGTTATCAAATTCTAAAAAAATCCACCATTgtcagcaaataaaacaaaaatcactgctgtttgtttttgccTATATCCTAGATAATGGTTAGTGGTCAATTAGCTAACTTCCCAGCAGTACTTAATTAACAGATTGTTCCCAGAGCAGTGGGGATAGGACCACTGATGCTGATACCCAGACATGCAAGAACAAAGAAGTTCAAAGTGGATATCAAAGTGCATTAGACACACATAAAAACCAAGAATAATAAAAACAGGGAAGCATGTTGTGTTTCCAAGCTTCAAAGAAAGTAATCGTATTTTTACCTCTCTTGCTTTCATTATTAACAAACATCATCTCTTAACATTTTTCTGTGCATACacatttcaaatatgtttgttGCTTCTCTATCTATTGCTGTGATGAAATACTGGCCAGATTcttagctagtgtaaactggcatagtttaattgaactcagtgggactactgcaatttatagcagctgaggatctgacccttttCTCCTCAGATTCATATTCAGCATTTGTTCATTAGAAGACCATTAATTCAAGTCATCTTCCTACCATGTGTTTTACAGACACATAATGAATTTACTATTACCCATGTAATAGTGCCAAAGCAGTCTGCAGGACCAGATTACTGCGACATGGAGAATGTGGAAGAATTATTCAGCATTCAGGATCAACACGCTCTCCTCACTTTGGGTTGGATCCATGTACGTATGCCTTGTGGATGTTGACTTCTCTGTACTGGCTAGATAGGATATACAGAACCAGCAATGGAAAACCCagtttaaagaaataatttgcaTGATTTAAACTAattttctctctcaatttttgTGCTGGTGACCTGATTTGACATAAATGTCATTCCCTGATACAAGCTGTTCTTTATTTCTAGAAAGCTGTAAAGTGTTTCATTGATACGGTGGGCCCAGTTTTGCACATGCAACTTCTATTTAAGGAGGATAGGAGCTGTCTGTCTgttggcagaatttggcctaaaatTCTGTCTCACATAAACCTCATTCAATACCATTTACATGTCTGACATGTATCCTCAAAAAGGAAAAGAGCCAGAGACTTCATAGAGTCCACTAGTACTTTGCTGTTGATTTTATATTGAATTCACTCAGCTGCTACGGTGATGAACAGCAATTTAAAATCCTAATGTTTACAAGATAGAAttcactgcagaatttggcccgtTTGTATTAGATACACCCCATTTCTAAAACCATTACTTGTAAGTTTTCAAACTGCAgtttggatcaagcagttttgAGCATTGAGAGTTTATTCCAGGCATGGTGAGAAGGAAGAGTtgtgaaataaatattaaaaagtagaGTACTTGACTGAGTATGTtacataattttctttaaaaatcagtagtgaagattttttttaagatagcaAACGTGACAAAAAGAAACCTGCTTGCAAAAGAAACTTGAGGTTCTGTTTTGTTAGactattttagattttttttctattgcaaATTTGGCTAATATTGTAgtctataaaattataaaatgaaacattaaacATAAATATGCGTGGAAATGAGTAAATCAGCTCAAAAGTGAACTTCCAAGACTTAGTGCATTAATGACTAAGATCATAAATGGTGAAGTAATGCCTGACCTCTTTGGAGTTCAGGggcatgattctgatctcacctataccactgtaaatcaggaataactcctctGAAAGCCAGAGCATCTGAGATGAGAATTGCACCACAGATGTATAAATCACCAATTTGTatagctggtcaggaattttttgtcTATACCTTTTTGTTGTTGGAAagtgctgatttgtcaaaactgaaacttcttGGGGAATGGTTGGTTCTGCtgaatttcccattttgaaaaaattttaaatcaaagttttttaaagtttttgaaaCATTCCACTTTGACTTTTTCTAAGAAAAGTTCAATTTTTCCTTTTGGAgtaactttttgtttagaaattttaatttatagtataaaaattgttaaatggaaacaaaacattttgaaatatcaaaacaaaacatttcaattgaacTGAACTGAATAATTTTGGTGAGTTGCAGTTCTCAAACATTTCTGAGATTTCAATTTTTGGTCCTGATTtgggtcaggatttttttttttttaacttgaaaattTTCCTGGGACAGGAAAATGATTTACTGGGGCCATCCAGCTCTGTCAGTTTCATATTAAATCCATTTTTGCATTGGTACCAAAGACAGTGATGTAATGTGAACACTATGTAAAATTTCAACCTGCTTCATGCTTCCATTTTCTTATAGGTGTTGATTCACTTTTTATCTTCTAATGACAGTTACTTTCAATTATGTTCTAATTTTTACTTTCTACTTGATACGGATGGTGTATGATCCCATTCTTAGGGATTTTGGACAATTAATTTAAGTCCTTTGATCTCGGTCTGCCATCTTGTTATACCCACACCTGCCTTTTCAATCTAGATTTGTTTCCTCTCATAAGAACATTAATCTGATATTCAGAAGagtttaaatttgtttttgtaagCCTTCATACACCTGGCATTAGGGATTTACTCCTGACACTTTAGCGTTTAGCTTTTGCATTGTTGAGTCATTCATGAAAATTGTCCTCAGAGGTATGTTGTGCCATGGAAAAGTTAAGGTTTACTAGcaaataataaaaactgaatcTGGGGGAAATGCTAACACCTTCTCTTGTTATAAAATCCTGTTTCTTCTTGAATGGATTTTTGACCTTGACTTGACTAAGAAATACTTTCACTATGCAgagctttccctttctttttgtagACGCATCCAACACAAACTGCATTCTTATCCAGTGTTGATCTTCATACTCATTGTTCTTATCA is a genomic window containing:
- the STAMBPL1 gene encoding AMSH-like protease isoform X5, with translation MERLKRNSNLLGLQTVGNMEQPFTVSSLKKLAAMPDHTDVSVSPEERVRALSKLACNITINEDITPRRYFRSGVEMERMASVYLEEGNLENAFVLYNKFITLFVEKLPSHRDYQQCSVPEKQDIMKKLKEVAFPRTDELKKDLLKKYNAEYQEYMQDKNKCKAEFLKKLEQQRLIEAEKKRIAQMRQQQLETEQFQFFEDQLKKQELARDQKIKENMVMSEQIDGSVLSCISMHQNNSLSTTFSEKASKSDASVSAGQSPPVNQALKPAATLSTVQNQMAEALRGVVLPTDLCHKFLLLAEANTVRGIETCGILCGKLIHIQHLFIRRPLIQVIFLPCVLQTHNEFTITHVIVPKQSAGPDYCDMENVEELFSIQDQHALLTLGWIHICKHVVGTETKIIVLDLR
- the STAMBPL1 gene encoding AMSH-like protease isoform X3 — encoded protein: MERLKRNSNLLGLQTVGNMEQPFTVSSLKKLAAMPDHTDVSVSPEERVRALSKLACNITINEDITPRRYFRSGVEMERMASVYLEEGNLENAFVLYNKFITLFVEKLPSHRDYQQCSVPEKQDIMKKLKEVAFPRTDELKKDLLKKYNAEYQEYMQDKNKCKAEFLKKLEQQRLIEAEKKRIAQMRQQQLETEQFQFFEDQLKKQELARDQKIKENMVMSEQIDGSVLSCISMHQNNSLSTTFSEKASKSDASVSAGQSPPVNQALKPAATLSTVQNQMAEALRGVVLPTDLCHKFLLLAEANTVRGIETCGILCGKLTHNEFTITHVIVPKQSAGPDYCDMENVEELFSIQDQHALLTLGWIHTHPTQTAFLSSVDLHTHCSYQLMLPEAIAIVCSPKHNDIGIFRLTNAGMLEVSACKKKGFHPHTKEPRLFNICKHVVGTETKIIVLDLR
- the STAMBPL1 gene encoding AMSH-like protease isoform X4, whose protein sequence is MERLKRNSNLLGLQTVGNMEQPFTVSSLKKLAAMPDHTDVSVSPEERVRALSKLACNITINEDITPRRYFRSGVEMERMASVYLEEGNLENAFVLYNKFITLFVEKLPSHRDYQQCSVPEKQDIMKKLKEVAFPRTDELKKDLLKKYNAEYQEYMQDKNKCKAEFLKKLEQQRLIEAEKKRIAQMRQQQLETEQFQFFEDQLKKQELARDQKIKENMVMSEQIDGSVLSCISMHQNNSLSTTFSEKASKSDASVSAGQSPPVNQALKPAATLSTVQNQMAEALRGVVLPTDLCHKFLLLAEANTVRGIETCGILCGKLIHIQHLFIRRPLIQVIFLPCVLQTHNEFTITHVIVPKQSAGPDYCDMENVEELFSIQDQHALLTLGWIHTHPTQTAFLSSVDLHTHCSYQLMLPEAIAIVCSPKHNESVNM
- the STAMBPL1 gene encoding AMSH-like protease isoform X1, producing the protein MERLKRNSNLLGLQTVGNMEQPFTVSSLKKLAAMPDHTDVSVSPEERVRALSKLACNITINEDITPRRYFRSGVEMERMASVYLEEGNLENAFVLYNKFITLFVEKLPSHRDYQQCSVPEKQDIMKKLKEVAFPRTDELKKDLLKKYNAEYQEYMQDKNKCKAEFLKKLEQQRLIEAEKKRIAQMRQQQLETEQFQFFEDQLKKQELARDQKIKENMVMSEQIDGSVLSCISMHQNNSLSTTFSEKASKSDASVSAGQSPPVNQALKPAATLSTVQNQMAEALRGVVLPTDLCHKFLLLAEANTVRGIETCGILCGKLIHIQHLFIRRPLIQVIFLPCVLQTHNEFTITHVIVPKQSAGPDYCDMENVEELFSIQDQHALLTLGWIHTHPTQTAFLSSVDLHTHCSYQLMLPEAIAIVCSPKHNDIGIFRLTNAGMLEVSACKKKGFHPHTKEPRLFNICKHVVGTETKIIVLDLR
- the STAMBPL1 gene encoding AMSH-like protease isoform X2, which produces MERLKRNSNLLGLQTVGNMEQPFTVSSLKKLAAMPDHTDVSVSPEERVRALSKLACNITINEDITPRRYFRSGVEMERMASVYLEEGNLENAFVLYNKFITLFVEKLPSHRDYQQCSVPEKQDIMKKLKEVAFPRTDELKKDLLKKYNAEYQEYMQDKNKCKAEFLKKLEQQRLIEAEKKRIAQMRQQQLETEQFQFFEDQLKKQELARDQKIKENMVMSEQIDGSVLSCISMHQNNSLSTTFSEKASKSDASVSAGQSPPVNQALKPAATLSTVQNQMAEALRGVVLPTDLCHKFLLLAEANTVRGIETCGILCGKLIHIQHLFIRRPLIQVIFLPCVLQTHNEFTITHVIVPKQSAGPDYCDMENVEELFSIQDQHALLTLGWIHTHPTQTAFLSSVDLHTHCSYQLMLPEAIAIVCSPKHNDIGIFRLTNAGMLEVSACKKKGFHPHTKEPRLFNSSQIWKQGYWSVSHN